A genomic window from Pecten maximus chromosome 6, xPecMax1.1, whole genome shotgun sequence includes:
- the LOC117329657 gene encoding histamine H3 receptor-like, translated as MYSEFPTYAIVIVGIVIAIIMLSAILGNSFVILAFIRDEKLRTVYNIYLVNLALTDLLLGCISMPLFAVYTLNSYKWIMHRHSCTFFMTINEILCCEVVIMMVILSWDRLKLLTQKLEYMQQQTIRSATIKVVASWIISFLIHGPVHFVFHSSNHEHSNYKCSAVYHEHKMYSSILTVIQFTVPFLCLCIINSLIFKKVRTRIKRRETARNRMNGYHGVASTNNLNALTAVVDELTNTRSLTKASGIKRALRIAKNLALLVFVFFVTWAPYSITYFVDTVCTTCVNEHVTTVMLWVLWSKSAMNPFLYNYMSPGFKENFKAMVRCHCKR; from the coding sequence ATGTATTCGGAGTTCCCAACATATGCTATTGTGATTGTTGGCATCGTCATCGCTATAATAATGCTTAGTGCTATACTCGGAAACTCTTTCGTCATTTTGGCCTTCATAAGGGATGAAAAATTACGGACAGTGTATAATATTTATCTGGTCAACTTGGCCTTGACTGATTTGCTGCTTGGGTGTATTAGTATGCCACTTTTCGCTGTATACACTCTTAACTCATACAAATGGATAATGCATAGACATTCATGTACATTCTTTATGACAATTAATGAAATTCTCTGCTGTGAGGTGGTCATAATGATGGTGATTTTAAGTTGGGATCGTCTCAAACTCCTGACTCAAAAGTTGGAATATATGCAACAACAGACCATTCGAAGTGCTACAATAAAAGTTGTTGCTTCGTGGATAATATCTTTTCTAATTCACGGacctgtacattttgtattccaTTCATCAAATCATGAACACTCAAATTATAAATGCAGTGCTGTATATCATGAACATAAGATGTATAGTTCAATATTGACGGTGATACAATTTACCGTGCCATTCCTCTGCCTATGTATCATCAACTCCTTGATATTCAAAAAGGTACGAACTCGAATTAAGAGGCGAGAAACAGCTCGTAATAGGATGAATGGGTACCATGGCGTTGCCTCAACGAACAATTTAAATGCTCTCACTGCAGTTGTGGATGAACTGACAAACACAAGAAGTCTCACAAAAGCATCCGGCATTAAGCGAGCTCTCCGAATCGCGAAAAACTTGGCTCTTCTTGTGTTTGTGTTCTTTGTAACCTGGGCACCATATTCTATCACATATTTTGTGGATACAGTGTGTACCACATGTGTGAATGAGCATGTTACTACAGTGATGCTTTGGGTCTTGTGGTCAAAATCCGCAATGAATCCATTTCTTTACAACTATATGTCACCAGGATTCAAAGAAAACTTTAAAGCTATGGTAAGGTGCCATTGTAAGAGATAA